In one Pseudomonas sp. R84 genomic region, the following are encoded:
- the folE gene encoding GTP cyclohydrolase I FolE: MTLEQNYTAILGQLGEDVSREGLLDTPKRAAKAMQYLCRGYEQTLEEVTNGALFSSDNSEMVLVKDIELYSLCEHHLLPFIGKAHVAYIPSGKVLGLSKVARIVDMYARRLQIQENLSRQIADAVMQVTGALGVAVVIEAKHMCMMMRGVEKQNSSMITSVMLGEFRENAATRSEFLSLIK; the protein is encoded by the coding sequence GTGACACTGGAACAGAACTACACCGCGATTCTCGGCCAATTGGGCGAGGACGTCTCCCGCGAGGGCCTGCTCGACACGCCAAAGCGTGCCGCCAAAGCCATGCAGTACCTCTGCCGCGGTTATGAACAGACGCTCGAAGAGGTCACCAACGGTGCCCTGTTCAGCTCCGACAACAGCGAAATGGTGCTGGTCAAGGACATCGAGCTGTACTCGTTGTGCGAACACCACCTGCTGCCGTTCATCGGCAAGGCGCATGTTGCGTACATCCCGAGCGGCAAAGTGCTGGGCCTGTCTAAGGTCGCGCGGATCGTCGACATGTACGCCCGTCGCCTGCAGATCCAGGAAAACCTCAGCCGTCAGATCGCCGATGCAGTGATGCAAGTCACCGGCGCGCTGGGCGTAGCCGTGGTGATCGAGGCCAAGCACATGTGCATGATGATGCGCGGTGTCGAGAAGCAGAATTCGTCGATGATCACTTCGGTGATGCTCGGTGAGTTCCGCGAAAACGCAGCGACTCGCAGCGAATTTCTCAGCCTGATCAAGTAA
- a CDS encoding glutathione S-transferase N-terminal domain-containing protein gives MFVKALRVGLGQLVIFIDFITRPGKKQRPAETQAQVNAAAKGLTLYQFHACPFCVKTRRTLHRLNVPVALKDAKNNEQDRQELLEQGGRIKVPCLRIEENGQTTWMYESKVIIDYLDKRFAAV, from the coding sequence GTGTTCGTCAAAGCGCTTCGTGTCGGCCTCGGCCAACTGGTTATCTTCATCGACTTCATCACCCGTCCGGGCAAGAAACAGCGCCCTGCCGAAACTCAGGCACAGGTCAACGCCGCTGCGAAGGGTCTGACCCTGTATCAGTTCCATGCCTGCCCGTTCTGCGTGAAAACCCGTCGTACGCTGCACCGCCTGAATGTGCCGGTGGCGCTGAAGGATGCGAAGAACAACGAGCAGGATCGTCAGGAACTGCTGGAACAGGGCGGCCGAATCAAGGTGCCTTGCCTGCGGATTGAAGAGAATGGCCAGACCACCTGGATGTACGAGTCCAAGGTGATTATTGATTATCTGGATAAGCGCTTTGCTGCTGTCTGA